One Oenanthe melanoleuca isolate GR-GAL-2019-014 chromosome 3, OMel1.0, whole genome shotgun sequence DNA segment encodes these proteins:
- the CEP57L1 gene encoding centrosomal protein CEP57L1 encodes MDSESRNSFIGSFLQPPDWMPPAAFVYKESKKLAAAAGDRPSLPNKQAVVAALKALQEKIRRLELEKSQAEGKLCSLSRAAAQYKKILEHESYERDTAHQELMQQRKDASVQLNAAQSRCSLLEKQLDYMRKMVSSAELEKKIILEQQAQLQKEEGQNWLELHAKLEKLEMLEKECLKLTATQRIAEDKIKHLEEKLCKEEHQHKLIQDKNAQLQTGFDINRILVSSVTSQHFPEKENGKNKKPRKRNPTMKKMQLSQLHVKAGELPFVAGKSVSSSHSVSANVQSVLHIMKHRHPWISSQRQGGATAGISGHSALSKSVSSCSTTPTVTRSFSDLLLALQDELGQMSSEHQELLKQIQETQDSQAREDLEQELDCLVKQMEMKGKQISKLKKHQATVQKLKTQTLKQGATHVKLKCSELKEARGNAITVKGSVSKPCPGQKSRSSLQLLKAVRKLQLSLKKDDVI; translated from the exons ATGGACTCTGAATCAAGGAACAGTTTCATAGGAAGCTTTCTTCAGCCACCAGATTGGATGCCTCCTGCAGCCTTTGTTTATAAAGAATCAAAGAAgttggcagctgctgctggtgacaggCCTTCTCTCCCAAATAAGCAAG CTGTAGTGGCAGCCCTGAAAGCTCTGCAAGAAAAAATCCGCCGTCTAGAGCTGGAGAAGTCACAGGCTGAAGGTAAACTGTGCAgcctctccagagcagctgctcagtaCAAGAAGATCCTAGAGCATGAATCCTACGAGAGGGACACAGCACATCAAGAGCTGATGCAACAGAGGAAAG ATGCAAGTGTGCAGTTAAATGCAGCACAATCCcgctgctccctgctggagaAACAGCTGGATTACATGAGAAAAATGGTTTCCAGTGCAgaactagaaaagaaaattattttagaacaACAG GCTCAGCTTCAGAAAGAGGAAGGTCAGAACTGGTTAGAACTGCATGCAAAACTTGAGAAGCTTGAAATGCTAGAAAAAGAGTGTCTTAAACTTACTGCTACTCAGAGAATTGCTGAA GACAAGATCAAACACTTAGAAGAAAAGCTGTGTAAAGAAGAACATCAGCATAAGCTAATACAAGATAAAAATGCTCAG CTTCAAACAGGATTTGATATAAACAGAATTTTGGTGTCTTCAGTAACATCTCaacattttcctgaaaaggaaaatgggaagaacAAAAAACCTAGGAAG AGAAATCCTACCatgaagaaaatgcagctttcaCAATTACATGTAAAGGCTGGTGAACTACCTTTTGTGGCTGGGAAG TCTGTCAGCTCCAGCCATTCTGTCAGTGCAAATGTACAAAGTGTGTTGCACATTATGAAGCATCGCCATCCATGGATCTCATCACAAAGACAAGGAGGAGCTACAGCTGGGATTTCGGGACACAGTGCACTTTCAAAATCTGTATCCTCTTGTTCCACAACACCCACTGTCACTAGGAGCTTTTCAGACCTTCTGTTGGCCTTGCAAGACGAGCTGGGCCAAATGAGCTC TGAGCATCAAGAACTTCTGAAGCAAATACAGGAGACTCAAGACTCCCAAGCTCGTGAAGACCTGGAACAGGAGCTGGATTGCCTTGTAAAACAAATGgagatgaaaggaaaacaaatatccAAGCTGAAAAAGCATCAAGCTACT gtgcagaaattaaaaactcaGACATTGAAGCAAGGGGCAACTCATGTCAAACTAAAGTGCAGTGAACTAAAGGAAGCAAGGGGGAATGCCATCACTGTAAAGGGAAGTGTGTCTAAACCTTGTCCtggacagaaaagcagaagttctCTTCAGCTGCTAAAAGCTGTGAGGAAACTTCAGCTATCTCTGAAAAAAGATGATGTCATCTGA